A part of Streptomyces sp. NBC_00557 genomic DNA contains:
- a CDS encoding RICIN domain-containing protein — protein sequence MPTPHPPRPPYPPPGGDPGESDESLAGPLRAGSDAEASRSTALLMARHWQPAHDYAVVCLALTGPLAHMVTATAFHQVLGRLALGEGADALRPRLLVAVRDTVVNWSGTDRITAVLPGLGKPAGGRGMRAAKTLIPENRVLSDHSFHALPRLEQALLWHIEVEAEPITVPAALLGLDVESAAAALEQAREKFREGLVRAHRELAPGKECRYFNRLLDVPIRRGGALLPDVQEHLSGCAYCRHAAEQLGHADAAPGVLLAEAVLGWGARRYLDSRPGRRPGAARSRGGSRRSGGRRRGGGKPGLLARAAALPGTRRRAEPGPRGPLSRGRRHGGDPGPPGAGWSSRTLLTGAGWSSRTLLTGVGVASAGLLATVLVISVWPDGGDGTGPVASTSAAPGTAAGQSPPATATAPGTAALPAAGRPTRLRNAGADLCLDIKGTPKAGAEAVLAVCSTASTQQWTYEPDGRLRSAADSGLCLDSHADAGVVIVGTCAGAGSRRAGDVRYDPTAQGELLPRWDKTLALATSADTAGADLVVKVRDGSADQRWLPDAPSATPGSLSIAGTQAPRKSARPYQAWAHRGVTATGHEAAGDA from the coding sequence GTGCCCACCCCCCACCCCCCTCGTCCTCCCTATCCGCCGCCCGGCGGCGACCCCGGGGAGTCCGACGAGTCCCTCGCCGGTCCGCTGCGGGCCGGTTCCGACGCGGAGGCCTCCCGGTCCACCGCCCTGCTGATGGCCCGGCACTGGCAGCCCGCGCACGACTACGCGGTCGTCTGCCTCGCCCTGACCGGGCCGCTCGCGCACATGGTCACCGCCACCGCCTTCCACCAGGTCCTCGGGCGGCTCGCGCTCGGCGAGGGAGCCGACGCGCTGCGGCCCCGGCTGCTCGTCGCGGTCCGGGACACGGTCGTCAACTGGTCCGGCACCGACCGGATCACCGCCGTACTGCCCGGACTCGGGAAACCCGCCGGGGGCCGCGGCATGCGCGCGGCGAAGACCCTGATACCGGAAAACCGCGTGCTCTCCGACCACTCGTTCCACGCCCTTCCCCGTCTGGAACAGGCGCTGCTGTGGCACATCGAGGTCGAGGCCGAGCCGATAACCGTTCCCGCCGCGCTCCTCGGCCTGGACGTCGAGAGCGCGGCGGCCGCCCTGGAACAGGCGCGGGAGAAATTCCGGGAGGGCCTGGTACGCGCTCACCGGGAACTCGCGCCGGGCAAGGAATGCCGCTACTTCAACCGCCTGCTGGACGTCCCGATCCGCCGCGGCGGCGCCCTGCTGCCCGACGTCCAGGAGCATCTCTCCGGCTGCGCCTACTGCCGGCACGCCGCCGAGCAACTCGGCCACGCCGACGCCGCGCCCGGTGTGCTGCTCGCCGAGGCCGTCCTCGGCTGGGGCGCCCGCCGCTACCTCGACTCACGCCCCGGCCGCCGGCCCGGCGCCGCCCGCAGCCGCGGCGGCTCCCGGCGGTCCGGCGGACGCCGGCGCGGTGGCGGCAAGCCCGGCCTGCTCGCCCGCGCCGCCGCCCTGCCCGGCACCCGCCGGCGCGCCGAACCCGGCCCGAGGGGCCCGTTGTCCCGCGGCCGGCGACACGGCGGCGACCCCGGACCGCCCGGTGCCGGCTGGTCGTCGAGGACGCTGCTCACCGGTGCCGGCTGGTCGTCCAGGACGCTGCTCACCGGCGTCGGCGTGGCCTCGGCCGGACTGCTGGCCACCGTCCTGGTGATCAGCGTGTGGCCGGACGGCGGCGACGGCACCGGTCCGGTCGCCTCCACCAGCGCCGCTCCCGGCACCGCGGCCGGGCAGTCCCCGCCCGCGACCGCCACCGCGCCCGGCACCGCGGCGCTGCCCGCCGCCGGCCGCCCCACCCGGCTGCGCAACGCCGGCGCCGACCTGTGCCTGGACATCAAGGGCACCCCGAAGGCCGGGGCGGAGGCGGTCCTCGCCGTCTGCTCGACCGCGTCCACCCAGCAGTGGACGTACGAGCCCGACGGGCGCCTGCGCAGCGCGGCGGACTCGGGGCTCTGCCTGGACTCGCACGCCGACGCCGGCGTGGTGATCGTCGGCACCTGCGCCGGCGCCGGCTCTCGGCGGGCCGGCGACGTGCGCTACGACCCCACGGCCCAGGGCGAGTTGCTGCCCCGCTGGGACAAGACCCTCGCGCTGGCCACGTCCGCCGACACCGCGGGCGCCGACCTCGTCGTCAAGGTGCGCGACGGCTCCGCCGACCAGCGCTGGCTGCCCGACGCACCGTCGGCGACCCCGGGCTCCCTGTCGATCGCCGGCACACAGGCGCCCCGCAAGAGCGCGAGGCCGTATCAGGCGTGGGCCCACCGCGGCGTGACAGCGACCGGCCACGAGGCCGCAGGAGACGCCTGA
- a CDS encoding subtilase-type protease inhibitor, protein MRNTARWAAALGLTAAAVCGPLTGAAVAAPGAAPSSLYAPSALVLTTGHGSDAATATPERAVTLSCAPTPSGTHLAAAQACAELNGAGGDLNALKPAGDVWCTKLYDPVVVTVQGVWQGKRVSYERTFGNACVRDSVGGGVFNF, encoded by the coding sequence ATGCGGAACACCGCGCGCTGGGCAGCGGCCCTCGGCCTCACGGCCGCCGCCGTTTGCGGACCCCTGACCGGGGCCGCCGTCGCTGCACCGGGCGCCGCCCCGTCGTCGCTCTACGCCCCCTCGGCGCTGGTCCTCACCACCGGCCACGGCAGCGACGCGGCCACGGCCACCCCGGAGCGCGCCGTCACCCTGAGCTGCGCCCCCACGCCCTCCGGCACCCACCTGGCCGCGGCCCAGGCCTGCGCCGAACTGAACGGCGCCGGCGGCGACCTGAACGCCCTGAAGCCGGCCGGCGACGTGTGGTGCACCAAGCTGTACGACCCGGTCGTCGTCACCGTCCAGGGCGTCTGGCAGGGCAAACGCGTCTCGTACGAGCGCACCTTCGGCAACGCCTGCGTGCGCGACTCCGTGGGCGGCGGCGTCTTCAACTTCTAG
- a CDS encoding toxin Doc, with amino-acid sequence MPSVIHIDVPWLLQRHEEVLPDQPAVDDFSALVAAVARHRVDPPRLGVDSDPAWRAAALLHTLAVLKPLPAANARFACATAVAYMFVSGVGIDPPYGALVDLTRDLMSGKTDVYGAADRLRSWQI; translated from the coding sequence ATGCCCTCCGTCATCCACATCGACGTCCCCTGGCTGCTCCAGCGCCACGAGGAGGTCCTGCCCGACCAGCCCGCGGTCGACGACTTCTCCGCGCTGGTCGCCGCCGTCGCCCGGCACCGCGTGGATCCACCGCGGCTGGGCGTGGACTCCGACCCCGCCTGGCGGGCCGCCGCCCTGCTGCACACCCTCGCCGTGCTCAAGCCGCTGCCCGCCGCCAACGCCCGCTTCGCCTGCGCGACCGCCGTGGCCTACATGTTCGTCAGCGGCGTCGGCATCGACCCGCCGTACGGCGCTCTGGTCGACCTCACCCGCGATCTGATGTCCGGCAAGACCGACGTGTACGGCGCCGCCGACCGGCTGCGCTCCTGGCAGATCTGA
- a CDS encoding CDGSH iron-sulfur domain-containing protein, with protein MPNERTEHASRISLRRQGPLLVEGPVEVELEDGTTVSSDRFRVALCTCGRSRRYPWCDTSHRRRTRNGA; from the coding sequence GTGCCGAACGAACGTACTGAACATGCCAGCCGGATCAGTCTCCGGCGGCAGGGCCCGCTCCTGGTCGAGGGGCCGGTGGAGGTCGAGCTGGAAGACGGCACCACGGTGTCCTCGGACCGTTTCCGGGTCGCGCTGTGCACCTGTGGGCGCAGTCGCCGCTATCCGTGGTGCGACACCAGTCACCGGCGCAGAACCAGGAACGGCGCTTGA
- a CDS encoding iron-containing redox enzyme family protein, producing the protein MNSHARGPRLPTPRGPLSAAVTAYLRGTGPLPRPAEAEAADPYGDDPQLALYLCYELHYRGFAGVDPALEWDPELLRVRAALERRFLSALRSDTPGHDSLDDALGALLVEPVDGSGVTHFLSAEGELWQLREYAAQRSLYHLKEADPHAWVLPRLWGRAKAAMAAVEYDEFGGGRAERVHARLFAALMADLGLDTAYGRYLDAAPAEMLAVVNLMSLLGLHRELRGALVGHFAEVEITSSPGSRRLAEAMRRTGAGPAAEFFYDEHVEADAVHEQVVRHEVIGGLLAEEPELAADVAFGIDATEFLEGRLARRLLADWRAGRSSLRTPLPPLTRETSHTS; encoded by the coding sequence ATGAACAGCCACGCACGCGGCCCCCGGCTGCCCACGCCCCGAGGCCCCCTGTCCGCCGCCGTCACCGCGTATCTGCGCGGGACCGGCCCCCTCCCCCGCCCCGCCGAGGCCGAGGCGGCGGACCCCTACGGCGACGATCCTCAGCTCGCCCTGTACCTCTGCTACGAGCTGCACTACCGCGGCTTCGCCGGGGTCGACCCGGCGCTGGAGTGGGATCCTGAGCTGCTGCGGGTCCGGGCCGCCCTGGAGCGCCGATTCCTGTCCGCGCTGCGGAGCGACACACCCGGGCACGACAGCCTCGACGACGCGCTCGGCGCGCTGCTGGTCGAACCGGTCGACGGCAGCGGGGTCACCCATTTCCTGTCCGCCGAGGGCGAGCTGTGGCAGCTGCGCGAGTACGCGGCGCAGCGCTCCCTGTACCACCTGAAGGAGGCCGACCCGCACGCCTGGGTGCTGCCCCGGCTGTGGGGCCGGGCGAAGGCGGCGATGGCGGCGGTGGAGTACGACGAGTTCGGCGGCGGCCGGGCCGAGCGCGTGCACGCGCGCCTGTTCGCGGCGCTGATGGCGGACCTGGGCCTGGACACCGCCTACGGCCGCTACCTGGACGCGGCGCCCGCCGAGATGCTGGCCGTCGTCAACCTCATGTCCCTGCTCGGCCTGCACCGCGAGCTGCGCGGCGCCCTGGTGGGCCATTTCGCCGAGGTGGAGATCACCTCCTCGCCAGGTTCCCGCCGGCTCGCCGAGGCGATGCGCCGCACCGGCGCCGGGCCGGCCGCGGAGTTCTTCTACGACGAGCATGTCGAGGCGGACGCGGTCCACGAGCAGGTCGTACGCCACGAGGTGATCGGCGGGCTGCTCGCCGAGGAGCCGGAACTGGCGGCGGACGTGGCGTTCGGGATCGACGCGACCGAGTTCCTGGAGGGCCGGCTGGCGCGGCGGCTGCTCGCCGACTGGCGCGCCGGGCGCTCGTCCCTGCGCACCCCGCTCCCCCCGCTCACGCGGGAAACCTCCCATACATCCTGA
- a CDS encoding lactate 2-monooxygenase, producing the protein MAKHWADFQYEIYLNGMTGAVPRLPTDPSRLEELAEHRLGPGPVGYVAGSAGDGSTARANRAALARRRIVPRMLRDVSERDLSVEVLGRALPAPLALAPVGVLSIMHPDAESAAARAAAAQGVPFILSSASSTPMEQVAEAMGDAERWFQLYWGKDREVTRSFLGRAKAAGFSVLVVTLDTPLLAWRPRDLDQAYLPFLHGVGTANYFTDPAFRAGLAKPVHEDPNAAVLHFLGLFGDPGHTWPDLAFLREHWDGPIVLKGVLHPDDARLAADAGVDGVVVSNHGGRQVAGSIAAADALPRVADAVGDRLTVLFDSGVRTGDDAFKALALGAQAVLLGRPYVYGLGLDGQAGVEHVVRCVLAELDLTLALSGHTGPGTVSRADLTEDPN; encoded by the coding sequence ATGGCGAAGCACTGGGCCGATTTCCAGTACGAGATCTATCTGAACGGGATGACGGGTGCCGTGCCGCGGCTGCCCACCGATCCGTCCCGGCTGGAGGAACTGGCCGAACACCGGCTCGGTCCGGGCCCGGTGGGCTATGTGGCGGGAAGCGCGGGCGACGGCAGCACCGCCCGTGCCAACCGGGCGGCGCTCGCCCGCCGCCGGATCGTGCCGCGCATGCTGCGTGACGTGTCCGAGCGCGATCTGTCGGTCGAGGTGCTCGGCAGGGCGCTGCCGGCGCCGCTGGCCCTGGCGCCTGTCGGCGTGCTGTCGATCATGCATCCGGACGCCGAGTCCGCCGCCGCCCGGGCCGCCGCGGCGCAGGGCGTGCCGTTCATCCTGTCGTCGGCGTCGAGCACGCCGATGGAGCAGGTGGCGGAGGCGATGGGCGACGCCGAGCGGTGGTTCCAGCTGTACTGGGGCAAGGACCGCGAGGTGACGCGGAGTTTCCTGGGCCGGGCGAAGGCCGCCGGGTTCTCGGTGCTCGTGGTCACCCTGGACACCCCGCTGCTGGCGTGGCGGCCGCGCGACCTGGACCAGGCGTATCTGCCGTTCCTGCACGGGGTGGGCACCGCCAACTACTTCACCGACCCGGCGTTCCGGGCCGGGCTCGCCAAGCCCGTGCACGAGGACCCGAACGCGGCGGTGCTGCACTTCCTCGGCCTCTTCGGCGACCCCGGACACACCTGGCCGGACCTGGCGTTCCTGCGCGAGCACTGGGACGGCCCGATCGTGCTCAAGGGCGTCCTGCACCCGGACGACGCCCGGCTCGCCGCCGACGCCGGGGTGGACGGCGTGGTCGTCTCCAACCACGGCGGCCGGCAGGTGGCGGGCTCGATCGCCGCAGCCGACGCGCTGCCCCGGGTCGCCGACGCGGTCGGCGACCGGCTGACGGTGCTGTTCGACAGCGGGGTACGCACCGGCGACGACGCGTTCAAGGCACTGGCCCTCGGCGCACAGGCGGTGCTCCTCGGCCGCCCGTACGTCTACGGGCTCGGGCTGGACGGCCAGGCCGGCGTGGAGCACGTCGTCCGCTGCGTGCTGGCGGAGCTGGACCTGACACTGGCTCTGTCCGGCCACACGGGCCCGGGAACAGTGTCCCGGGCGGACTTGACGGAGGACCCGAACTGA
- a CDS encoding HemK2/MTQ2 family protein methyltransferase, translated as MPGYSRRVIALILPGVYAPQEDTELLTEALRAEAPAPGSQVLDVGAGSGALALEAARHGAEVTAVDVSRRAVWTVRANAWLSRLPVRIRRGNLFGPVRGRTFDLILANPPYVPAPDARHGPRGRSRAWDAGRDGRLLLDRICRDAPALLRPGGVLLIVHSALSDPDRTLQLLRDAGLKAAVERRRWIPFGPVLRSREDWLRRRGLLEPAARTEELVVVRAERTY; from the coding sequence ATGCCGGGGTACTCGCGCCGCGTGATCGCTTTGATCCTTCCGGGCGTGTACGCCCCCCAGGAGGACACCGAGCTGCTGACCGAGGCCCTCCGCGCGGAGGCCCCGGCGCCCGGCAGCCAGGTCCTGGACGTCGGCGCCGGCAGCGGCGCGCTGGCGCTGGAGGCCGCACGGCACGGCGCCGAGGTGACCGCGGTGGACGTGTCCCGGCGCGCGGTGTGGACGGTGCGGGCGAACGCCTGGCTGTCCCGGCTGCCGGTGCGCATCCGGCGCGGAAACCTCTTCGGGCCGGTCCGGGGCCGCACGTTCGACCTCATCCTCGCCAACCCGCCGTACGTGCCCGCACCCGACGCCCGGCACGGGCCGCGCGGCCGGTCCCGGGCCTGGGACGCGGGCCGGGACGGGCGGCTGCTGCTGGACCGGATCTGCCGGGACGCGCCCGCGCTGCTGCGCCCGGGAGGCGTGCTGCTGATCGTGCACTCCGCGCTCAGCGACCCCGACCGCACCCTGCAGCTGCTGCGTGACGCGGGCCTGAAGGCCGCGGTGGAACGGCGCCGGTGGATCCCCTTCGGTCCCGTGCTGCGCTCGCGGGAGGACTGGCTGCGCCGGCGCGGCCTGCTGGAACCTGCCGCGCGAACGGAGGAGTTGGTGGTCGTCCGTGCCGAACGAACGTACTGA